The Armatimonas rosea genome includes a window with the following:
- a CDS encoding DNA translocase FtsK — protein MATTQTTPRDSSSPRGSNTPRKPRPPRNTNTAPRKTRTNTRFAYDTWGIALCALGLILLATLLGAGTNSGDNFLGRTVVHGFYLLSGVGAWVFPFVLLALGGMLAIGKSRSFDNMGALGALYVLFIAWWHLGRVGGMKLAYHFLTDNLVNGGGYLGGGVSWLLRMLVGVFGAHVVFVALVGIGILFLVDVPLPSLLGPVERFIAEWTGKGKEAATAQAKEAVEKARKKPAAAPTERKPLVQPPPSVFKRTTPEPLDDDLELDEPTTDAPPRSQPTLFSFRKEKPEAPAPSPRPAATLEEDEDEEPTTPVVPVLAPAVPTRGEPRPGMAAFVLPPTALMAPSPPAPANVADGESEERRQIILQTLEDFGIGADVADVAYGPTITRYEIALERGIKVSKIVSLADNIAMALAAIDVRVEAPIPGKSAIGLEVPNAKPRGVSIRECLEAPEFVNAPGKLTFVLGRDVTGAVKVADLAKMPHLLIAGSTGSGKSVGLNALITSLLYRNSPRELKLLMIDPKKVELSLYEGIPHLASPVITNVKQAPSLFKQALREMETRYDKFAKLGTRNLEGYNAKVEEAERIPYWVIIVDELADLMMTSGPEIETSICRLAQLARATGIHLVIATQRPSVNVITGTIKANISSRIAFAMNSAVDSRTILDQTGADRLIGRGDMLFMPIDAGKPYRIQGCFVSEHDTESLVNYLKEQGTPNFDVLPSTLSLSTGDDDSGEGEADDDLFESAVRLVVTGGSASTSMLQRRFKIGYTRAARLVDLMEQRGIVGALDGAKPRDILIARDDLDGMFGKTGVFET, from the coding sequence ATGGCTACGACTCAGACCACACCGCGTGACTCCAGCTCCCCGCGTGGCTCCAACACGCCGCGCAAGCCGCGCCCCCCGCGCAACACGAACACGGCACCGCGCAAGACACGCACCAACACCCGTTTTGCCTACGACACCTGGGGGATCGCGCTCTGCGCCCTCGGGCTGATCCTGCTGGCCACCCTCCTTGGCGCGGGAACCAACTCCGGGGACAACTTCCTGGGGCGCACCGTGGTCCATGGCTTCTACCTTTTGTCGGGGGTCGGGGCCTGGGTCTTCCCCTTTGTCTTGCTCGCGCTGGGCGGGATGCTCGCCATCGGGAAGAGCCGCTCGTTCGACAACATGGGCGCGCTCGGGGCGCTCTACGTGCTCTTTATCGCCTGGTGGCACCTGGGCCGGGTCGGGGGGATGAAGCTGGCCTACCACTTCCTCACCGACAACCTGGTCAATGGCGGCGGCTACCTCGGCGGCGGGGTCTCCTGGCTGCTGCGGATGCTGGTAGGAGTCTTTGGTGCCCACGTGGTCTTTGTCGCCCTGGTGGGGATCGGGATTCTGTTCCTGGTCGATGTCCCGCTCCCCTCGCTCCTGGGCCCGGTCGAGCGCTTTATCGCCGAGTGGACCGGCAAGGGAAAAGAGGCAGCCACAGCGCAGGCCAAAGAGGCGGTGGAGAAAGCACGCAAGAAGCCCGCCGCCGCTCCCACGGAGCGCAAGCCGCTGGTCCAGCCCCCGCCCAGTGTCTTTAAGCGCACGACACCCGAGCCCCTCGACGACGACCTAGAGCTCGACGAGCCCACCACCGACGCGCCACCACGCAGCCAGCCGACTCTCTTCTCCTTCCGCAAGGAGAAGCCAGAAGCGCCCGCCCCGAGCCCACGCCCCGCCGCGACACTGGAAGAAGACGAAGACGAGGAGCCGACAACGCCGGTCGTGCCCGTGCTTGCCCCCGCCGTCCCCACACGTGGAGAACCCCGTCCGGGGATGGCCGCCTTCGTGCTGCCTCCCACCGCGCTCATGGCACCGTCGCCACCCGCCCCCGCCAATGTCGCCGATGGGGAGAGCGAGGAGCGCCGCCAGATCATCCTCCAGACCCTCGAGGACTTTGGGATCGGGGCCGATGTCGCCGATGTGGCCTACGGCCCGACCATCACCCGCTACGAGATCGCGCTGGAGCGTGGCATCAAGGTCAGCAAGATTGTCTCCCTCGCGGACAATATCGCCATGGCCCTCGCCGCCATCGATGTCCGTGTCGAGGCCCCCATTCCTGGAAAGTCCGCCATTGGCCTTGAGGTCCCCAACGCCAAGCCGCGCGGCGTGAGCATCCGCGAGTGTCTGGAAGCACCTGAGTTTGTCAATGCCCCGGGCAAGCTGACCTTTGTGCTGGGCCGCGATGTGACCGGCGCCGTGAAAGTCGCGGACCTCGCCAAGATGCCGCACCTGCTGATCGCGGGCTCCACGGGCTCGGGGAAGTCCGTCGGGCTCAATGCGCTGATCACCTCGCTTCTCTACCGCAACTCCCCCCGTGAGCTCAAGCTGCTGATGATCGACCCCAAGAAAGTCGAGCTCTCCCTCTACGAAGGCATCCCGCACCTGGCGTCGCCGGTGATCACCAATGTCAAGCAGGCACCGTCGCTCTTTAAGCAGGCCCTGCGCGAGATGGAGACCCGCTACGACAAGTTCGCCAAGCTGGGGACGCGCAATCTGGAAGGCTACAACGCCAAGGTCGAGGAGGCTGAGCGGATTCCCTATTGGGTGATCATTGTCGATGAGCTCGCGGACCTGATGATGACCAGCGGCCCGGAGATCGAGACCAGTATCTGCCGTCTCGCCCAGCTCGCCCGCGCCACGGGGATTCACCTGGTGATCGCCACCCAGCGACCGTCGGTGAACGTGATTACGGGGACCATCAAGGCCAATATCTCCAGCCGAATCGCCTTTGCCATGAACTCCGCCGTGGACTCTCGCACGATTCTCGACCAGACCGGTGCCGATCGGCTCATAGGGCGCGGCGACATGCTGTTTATGCCCATCGATGCCGGTAAGCCGTATCGTATCCAGGGCTGCTTCGTGAGCGAGCACGACACGGAGTCCCTGGTGAACTACCTCAAGGAGCAGGGCACCCCCAACTTCGATGTCCTGCCCTCGACGCTCTCGCTGTCCACCGGCGACGACGACTCCGGCGAGGGGGAGGCCGACGATGATCTCTTTGAGAGCGCGGTGCGGCTTGTCGTGACCGGCGGCAGCGCCAGCACGTCGATGCTCCAGCGCCGCTTCAAGATCGGCTACACCCGCGCCGCCCGCCTCGTGGACCTAATGGAACAGCGTGGCATTGTCGGTGCCCTCGATGGTGCCAAGCCCCGCGATATCCTGATCGCCCGCGACGACCTCGACGGCATGTTCGGCAAGACCGGAGTGTTTGAGACCTGA
- the rpsB gene encoding 30S ribosomal protein S2: MATIAMKDLLEAGVHFGHQTRRWNPKMKRYIYGSRNGIYIIDLHQSLKLFDDAQKFIQDIVADGGTILFVGTKKQASDAVQEAAVRSRQYFVNQRWLGGMLTNFTTIQKRIARLRQLKEMTEDGTLLRLTKKEAALLTEEYEKLERYLGGIKDMPRIPSCLFVVDLKKEHIAVQEAKALGIPIVAIVDTNCDPDDVDYIIPGNDDAIRAIKLITNKIAEAIVEIKQEEWDEVPSGDLAAAFGVDAAAADRVRQLEEDEKGIDVDYDNEGKPVIADVADLFADALEAEATPEVAPAAEEAAPEAE, translated from the coding sequence ATGGCCACAATCGCCATGAAAGACCTGCTTGAGGCAGGCGTCCACTTTGGTCACCAGACCCGTCGCTGGAACCCCAAGATGAAGCGCTACATCTACGGGAGCCGCAATGGAATCTACATCATCGACCTGCACCAGAGCCTGAAGCTCTTCGATGATGCCCAGAAGTTTATCCAGGACATTGTCGCCGACGGTGGCACGATCCTCTTTGTCGGAACCAAGAAGCAGGCCTCCGATGCCGTACAGGAAGCGGCTGTTCGTTCCCGCCAGTACTTTGTCAACCAGCGCTGGCTGGGGGGCATGCTCACCAACTTCACCACGATCCAGAAGCGGATCGCACGCCTTCGCCAGCTCAAAGAGATGACCGAAGACGGCACCCTGCTGCGCCTCACCAAGAAGGAGGCCGCCCTCCTGACCGAGGAGTACGAGAAGCTGGAGCGCTACCTGGGCGGTATCAAGGACATGCCCCGCATCCCCTCCTGCCTCTTTGTCGTGGACCTGAAGAAGGAGCATATCGCTGTTCAAGAGGCCAAGGCGCTCGGTATCCCGATTGTCGCCATTGTCGATACGAACTGCGATCCCGACGATGTGGACTACATTATCCCGGGCAACGACGATGCCATTCGCGCCATCAAGCTGATCACCAACAAGATCGCCGAGGCCATTGTCGAGATCAAGCAAGAGGAGTGGGACGAGGTTCCCTCCGGTGACCTGGCCGCCGCCTTTGGTGTCGATGCCGCTGCTGCGGACCGTGTGCGCCAGCTGGAAGAGGACGAGAAGGGCATCGATGTCGACTACGACAACGAGGGCAAGCCTGTGATCGCCGATGTGGCGGACCTCTTCGCCGATGCGCTGGAGGCCGAGGCTACCCCCGAGGTCGCGCCTGCTGCTGAGGAAGCCGCACCCGAGGCCGAGTAG
- the tsf gene encoding translation elongation factor Ts, with the protein MAAITAGMVAQLRERTGLGMMECKKALGETDGDLEAAVELLRKKGVKDKGDRVAGEGLIMAYITDGGTDGALVELNSETDFVARNDDFKGLARLLAEKTAVGKGNTPDEVLADPGLKAFYDETVRTIGEKIVFGRLTRFNAAAGNTLVSYVHNPGGPQTDGGKIGVMVELSGENVEELGREIAMHISFAKPRFLSSEDVDAATIEKETKILTEQTAADPKMAGKPAQVIEGAVKGRLNKFLGEIVLLNQPYIRDDKKTVAQLVKETPGAALVRFAFFQVGEAVKKAEG; encoded by the coding sequence ATGGCGGCAATTACAGCGGGCATGGTCGCGCAGCTCCGCGAGCGCACCGGCCTTGGGATGATGGAGTGTAAGAAGGCACTGGGCGAGACCGACGGTGACCTGGAGGCGGCGGTCGAGCTGCTGCGCAAGAAGGGTGTCAAGGATAAGGGCGACCGTGTGGCGGGTGAGGGGCTGATCATGGCCTACATCACCGACGGTGGCACGGATGGCGCTCTGGTCGAGCTCAACTCCGAGACCGACTTTGTGGCGCGCAACGATGACTTCAAGGGCCTTGCACGCTTGCTGGCCGAGAAGACCGCGGTTGGGAAGGGCAACACCCCCGACGAGGTCCTGGCAGACCCGGGTCTGAAGGCGTTCTACGACGAGACCGTGCGCACGATCGGCGAGAAGATTGTCTTTGGCCGCCTGACCCGCTTCAATGCTGCTGCCGGCAACACGCTGGTGAGCTATGTCCACAACCCGGGTGGGCCCCAGACCGACGGTGGCAAGATCGGGGTGATGGTGGAGCTCTCGGGCGAGAATGTCGAGGAACTCGGCCGCGAGATCGCGATGCATATCTCCTTCGCCAAGCCGCGCTTCCTGTCCTCTGAGGATGTGGATGCGGCGACAATCGAGAAGGAGACCAAGATCCTGACCGAGCAGACCGCCGCCGATCCCAAGATGGCGGGCAAGCCGGCGCAGGTGATCGAGGGCGCGGTCAAGGGCCGCCTCAATAAGTTCCTGGGCGAGATCGTCCTACTGAACCAGCCCTACATCCGCGACGATAAAAAGACGGTGGCGCAGCTGGTGAAGGAGACCCCGGGCGCTGCTCTGGTGCGCTTTGCCTTCTTCCAGGTCGGCGAGGCCGTCAAGAAGGCGGAAGGGTAA
- the pyrH gene encoding UMP kinase yields MASRPHYKRVLLKLSGEAFAGDQGYGIEPETIQKIASELAAIHAGGAQIAIVVGGGNILRGSVGEKQGMDRAQADYMGMLATVINAMALQDALEKLDVDTRVQTAIPIPQVAEPFIRRRAIRHLEKGRVVILAGGTGNPYFTTDTASALRAVEIEADVVLMAKNGTDAVYDKDPRKHTDAQPYTNLTFEEALDKKLRVMDLTAFTHCMENNLPIIVFDMNVAGNIQRAVLGEPIGTLVERSQS; encoded by the coding sequence ATGGCATCCCGCCCTCACTACAAGCGCGTCCTGCTCAAGCTCTCCGGCGAGGCTTTCGCCGGAGATCAAGGCTATGGAATCGAGCCGGAGACCATCCAAAAGATCGCCTCTGAGCTGGCTGCGATCCATGCCGGAGGCGCACAGATCGCCATTGTGGTGGGAGGCGGGAACATCCTGCGCGGCTCCGTCGGGGAGAAGCAAGGGATGGACCGTGCCCAGGCCGACTACATGGGCATGCTTGCAACCGTCATCAATGCGATGGCCCTGCAAGATGCCCTGGAGAAGCTGGACGTGGACACGCGTGTGCAGACCGCGATCCCCATCCCGCAGGTCGCGGAGCCCTTTATCCGCCGCCGTGCGATCCGCCACCTAGAGAAGGGCCGCGTGGTCATCCTCGCGGGAGGCACGGGAAACCCCTACTTCACCACCGACACCGCCTCCGCACTCCGCGCCGTGGAGATCGAGGCCGATGTGGTGCTGATGGCCAAGAACGGCACCGATGCTGTCTACGACAAGGATCCCCGCAAGCACACCGATGCCCAGCCCTACACCAACCTCACGTTTGAAGAGGCGCTGGACAAGAAGCTGCGTGTGATGGATCTAACCGCCTTCACCCACTGTATGGAGAACAATCTGCCCATTATTGTCTTCGATATGAATGTGGCAGGCAATATCCAGCGCGCCGTGCTCGGAGAGCCGATCGGGACGCTGGTCGAGAGGAGTCAATCGTGA
- the frr gene encoding ribosome recycling factor: MGKTLESTAADFATLRTGRANPAMLDGLKVDYYGSPMNVRDLANITSPEPRVLLIEPWDKAAMPLIEKAIMNSNLGLNPNNDGMRIRLNIPALTTERRKEFVKQLAGKAEAGRVALRNIRRDANEHLKKDEEVTEDEAKRAEKDVQKLLDKYVAELEAMTKTKESELLEN, translated from the coding sequence ATGGGCAAGACCCTGGAGTCCACCGCCGCTGATTTTGCGACCCTGCGCACGGGCCGCGCCAACCCCGCGATGCTCGATGGCCTCAAGGTGGACTACTACGGTTCGCCGATGAATGTCCGTGACCTGGCCAATATCACGTCGCCCGAGCCCCGCGTGCTCCTGATCGAGCCCTGGGACAAGGCCGCGATGCCGCTGATCGAAAAAGCGATCATGAACAGCAACCTGGGCCTCAATCCTAACAACGACGGCATGCGGATTCGTCTGAATATCCCCGCCCTCACCACCGAGCGCCGCAAGGAGTTTGTCAAGCAGCTCGCTGGAAAGGCCGAGGCCGGTCGGGTTGCGTTGCGCAACATCCGCCGCGATGCCAACGAGCACCTCAAAAAGGACGAAGAGGTCACCGAGGATGAGGCCAAGCGTGCGGAGAAAGATGTCCAGAAGCTGCTGGATAAGTACGTCGCCGAGCTAGAGGCGATGACCAAGACCAAAGAGTCCGAGCTGCTGGAGAACTAG
- a CDS encoding sugar phosphate isomerase/epimerase family protein has product MKIALQLGLIPGTTTAEKAKWAHDNGVDGLELGVWGGGLEKCLRDAEAINGLVAISSVCGNADPGGNPCFDFLDPDKEKRRKAIEGSKALLKFCGEVGAAGQIVPPIFGGPKVPDLSPYKTAIELEDGLMVAALAELAPHAAAHNTLFLLEPLNRYEQHYLRRLADAQRVIELAGSPAGVGILADLFHMHIEETSSPQALRDAGKLVHHLHLADNTRQEPGTGDIDFVAAFRVLREQDFTGWLAYECSISGVTPEEKAASLTKSLAFVRECLAAGG; this is encoded by the coding sequence ATGAAAATCGCACTGCAGCTCGGGCTGATTCCGGGCACGACCACGGCGGAGAAGGCCAAGTGGGCGCACGACAATGGGGTGGACGGCCTAGAGCTCGGGGTCTGGGGCGGGGGGCTCGAAAAGTGCCTGCGCGATGCCGAGGCGATCAACGGCCTCGTGGCCATCTCTAGTGTCTGTGGCAACGCCGACCCCGGCGGCAACCCGTGCTTTGACTTTCTCGACCCCGACAAAGAGAAGCGGCGCAAGGCCATTGAGGGCAGTAAGGCGCTCTTGAAGTTTTGCGGCGAGGTCGGTGCGGCCGGTCAGATCGTCCCCCCGATCTTTGGTGGCCCCAAAGTCCCTGATCTCTCGCCCTACAAGACCGCGATTGAGCTGGAAGACGGCCTGATGGTCGCGGCGCTTGCGGAGCTCGCGCCCCACGCGGCGGCGCACAACACGCTCTTTCTGCTGGAGCCACTCAACCGCTACGAGCAGCACTACCTGCGAAGGCTCGCCGATGCCCAGCGTGTGATCGAGCTCGCGGGAAGCCCTGCCGGGGTCGGAATCCTCGCCGATCTCTTCCACATGCACATCGAGGAGACAAGCTCCCCGCAAGCGCTACGGGATGCTGGAAAGCTCGTGCACCACCTGCACCTCGCCGATAATACAAGGCAGGAGCCTGGCACAGGAGACATTGACTTTGTCGCGGCGTTTCGGGTATTGAGAGAGCAAGACTTCACCGGCTGGCTCGCCTATGAGTGCAGCATCAGCGGCGTGACTCCTGAGGAGAAGGCCGCTAGCCTCACCAAGAGCCTGGCGTTTGTGCGGGAGTGCCTGGCTGCCGGGGGCTGA
- a CDS encoding HEAT repeat domain-containing protein, which translates to MRHVTPHERLLAQARDPRLTTSALLAQALEAVRQDWESDQDIHNPALLILQQRVTEEVFVAASTLCMRPDPAERHLGVLILREFPGLGRPKPFAVRALPVLERLVERETDALVLSFAVSAIGWQQHPLARPLLLRFLHHPDAALRRLVASNLTCCDLANPLPPESIRAYEQLCQDPDDDVRWYAHATLQDLVEYAVPLPPAQKAALTRLLAGG; encoded by the coding sequence ATGCGCCACGTTACGCCACACGAGAGGCTCCTTGCTCAGGCACGCGATCCGCGCCTGACGACTTCCGCTCTGCTTGCCCAGGCACTTGAGGCGGTGCGGCAGGATTGGGAGAGCGACCAGGACATTCACAATCCTGCGCTTCTGATCTTGCAGCAGCGGGTGACCGAGGAGGTCTTTGTAGCGGCAAGCACGCTCTGCATGCGCCCCGACCCCGCCGAGCGCCATCTTGGGGTGCTGATCCTGCGCGAGTTTCCGGGACTGGGTCGCCCTAAGCCCTTTGCGGTTCGCGCACTCCCCGTCCTCGAGCGCCTCGTGGAGCGCGAGACCGACGCGCTGGTGCTGTCTTTTGCAGTCTCCGCGATTGGCTGGCAGCAGCACCCGCTGGCCCGCCCGCTCCTCCTGCGCTTCCTCCACCACCCCGATGCTGCACTGCGTCGGCTTGTCGCCAGCAACCTGACGTGCTGCGACCTCGCCAATCCCCTCCCCCCCGAGTCGATCCGCGCCTACGAGCAGCTCTGCCAAGACCCCGACGACGACGTGCGCTGGTACGCCCACGCCACACTGCAGGATCTTGTGGAGTACGCGGTGCCTCTTCCCCCGGCTCAAAAAGCAGCCCTTACCCGCTTGCTTGCCGGGGGGTGA
- the dxs gene encoding 1-deoxy-D-xylulose-5-phosphate synthase, with protein MDQFPILDQLTGPADLKSMDSAQLKALCNEVRQGLIQTISRVGGHFAPNLGVVELTVALYKVFELPKDKVIWDVGHQCYPHKMLTGRWKQLHTIKQYQGISGFLRRDESEFDLFGAGHASTSLSAALGFAKARDLRGSNESVIGIIGDGSLTGGMALEALLNIGDQKTKMLVVLNDNEMSIAENVGALATYLAKLRLMPTYQKVESTVKKTLNKDGLLYRTAAGAKHAATHFTSPANTGLFFEELGFQYIGPIDGHDTDFLIQVFEHAKHLDGPVLLHVLTTKGKGYEPAEKDQRTWHATTGFSIEDGKMEKKSSGVTYTQAFVESLNEVAVNNDKVVAITAAMPDGTGLAKFADKFPKRYFDVGIAEQHAVTFAAGLAAEGFTPVCAIYSTFLQRAYDQIVHDVCIQNLPVVFAIDRAGLVGDDGATHHGTMDIAYLRSIPNLVILSPKDPQELREMTKFALSYGKGPIALRYPRGGGENLTDTVAPIQLGQSETLRRGDDIGIVTLGPIVSEALIAANTLETQGHSVEVLSARWVKPLDEVAILALARRTKKLITVEDGILAGGFGSAIVELLADRGLTEVQVTRIGLPDHFVEHGTIPKLRELVGMDAAAIVKAAEVLLHENRTLASR; from the coding sequence ATGGACCAATTCCCGATTCTCGACCAGCTCACTGGCCCCGCCGATCTCAAGAGCATGGACTCCGCCCAGCTCAAGGCCCTCTGCAACGAGGTACGCCAGGGTCTGATCCAGACCATCTCCCGTGTCGGGGGGCACTTTGCGCCGAATCTGGGGGTGGTCGAGCTGACGGTCGCGCTCTACAAGGTCTTCGAGCTGCCCAAAGACAAGGTGATCTGGGATGTCGGCCACCAGTGCTACCCACACAAGATGCTCACCGGGCGCTGGAAGCAGCTCCACACGATCAAGCAGTACCAGGGAATCTCGGGGTTCCTGCGCCGCGACGAGAGCGAGTTTGATCTCTTTGGCGCGGGCCACGCCTCGACGAGCCTCTCCGCCGCGCTGGGGTTTGCCAAGGCGCGCGACCTGCGTGGCTCCAACGAGAGCGTGATCGGGATTATCGGGGACGGCTCGCTCACCGGCGGGATGGCACTGGAGGCACTGCTCAATATCGGCGACCAGAAGACCAAGATGCTGGTGGTGCTCAACGACAACGAGATGAGTATCGCCGAGAATGTCGGGGCGCTGGCGACCTACCTGGCGAAGCTGCGGCTCATGCCCACCTACCAGAAAGTGGAGAGCACGGTCAAGAAGACCCTCAACAAAGATGGCCTGCTCTACCGCACCGCCGCCGGAGCCAAGCACGCCGCCACTCACTTTACCTCGCCCGCCAACACCGGTCTCTTCTTCGAGGAGCTGGGCTTTCAGTACATCGGGCCCATCGACGGCCACGATACGGACTTTCTGATCCAAGTGTTCGAGCACGCCAAGCACCTCGACGGCCCTGTGCTGCTCCATGTCCTGACCACCAAGGGCAAGGGCTACGAGCCCGCCGAGAAAGACCAGCGCACCTGGCACGCGACCACGGGCTTCTCGATCGAAGACGGCAAGATGGAGAAGAAGTCCAGTGGGGTCACCTACACCCAGGCCTTTGTCGAGAGTCTCAATGAAGTGGCAGTGAATAACGATAAAGTAGTCGCGATCACCGCCGCCATGCCTGATGGCACGGGCCTGGCCAAGTTCGCCGATAAGTTCCCCAAGCGCTACTTCGATGTGGGGATCGCTGAGCAGCACGCGGTGACCTTCGCTGCGGGGCTCGCCGCCGAGGGTTTCACCCCAGTCTGCGCGATCTACTCGACCTTCTTGCAGCGCGCCTACGACCAGATTGTCCACGATGTCTGTATCCAGAACCTGCCGGTAGTCTTTGCGATCGACCGTGCGGGGCTGGTCGGGGACGATGGCGCGACCCACCATGGGACGATGGATATCGCCTACCTGCGCTCGATCCCCAATCTGGTGATTCTCTCGCCCAAGGACCCGCAGGAACTGCGCGAGATGACCAAGTTCGCGCTCTCGTATGGCAAGGGCCCCATCGCCCTGCGCTACCCGCGCGGTGGCGGCGAGAACCTCACCGACACGGTCGCCCCAATCCAGCTCGGACAGTCCGAGACCCTGCGGCGCGGCGACGATATCGGCATTGTCACCCTCGGTCCGATCGTCAGCGAGGCGCTGATCGCCGCCAACACGCTGGAGACCCAGGGGCACTCCGTCGAGGTTCTCAGCGCGCGCTGGGTCAAGCCGCTTGATGAAGTGGCCATTCTCGCCCTCGCGCGCCGCACCAAAAAGCTCATCACGGTCGAGGACGGTATCCTGGCGGGAGGCTTTGGCAGCGCGATTGTCGAGCTCCTCGCCGACCGTGGCCTCACCGAGGTGCAAGTGACCCGAATCGGCCTGCCGGATCACTTTGTGGAGCACGGGACGATCCCCAAGCTGCGCGAGCTGGTCGGAATGGACGCCGCCGCGATTGTCAAAGCGGCCGAGGTCCTGCTCCATGAAAATCGCACTCTGGCTAGCCGGTAA
- a CDS encoding TolB family protein, which translates to MRNRISVVGITCLFSLLGLGVLVGCGGSDSRAGVGTSRSASVAFTIRWPERTRLIPLAAQSIKVEIRDSQGALLGAPKVVARPASGNTSTVVFNDLEVQTVQVKATAYPNSDGTGVAQATGTVPLVLVARQTAEATVTMDSTISRVQLGYDASPLVIGEPRTLTAQALNSLDETVLVDPSLWEWSSSNSVDFNLVPSAASATITAVNPGRVTVSVREKESGKTVAVALQNGLTLANTRIVFVSQRYGAAGIYIMNADGTNQTRLTNNTVQERSPIFSPDGKSIVYTRYDNPTEGDLYLMNVDGTGAKNLTSGPGTDAATCFTPDGSKILFTNSQTGASTIYSVNIDGSEKRRLTASSELESSPVISPDGAQIAFVRSSELWIMNVDGTGQKKLSNDPSGNVSGISFSPNGKRIMYNFYKNLNTSICIMNSDGTGVTQISASGRYSPRFSPDGTKIVFQANEGFGGFSNNDEIEVMNVDGSQVVRLTTVDGHDTAPSWSGFVF; encoded by the coding sequence ATGCGAAATCGTATCTCAGTCGTCGGAATCACCTGCTTGTTCTCGTTGTTGGGGCTCGGCGTGCTTGTGGGTTGTGGTGGCTCGGACTCTAGAGCTGGTGTAGGAACGTCGCGCAGTGCCAGCGTCGCCTTTACCATTCGCTGGCCCGAGCGGACGCGGCTTATCCCGCTTGCGGCACAGAGTATCAAGGTAGAGATTCGCGATAGCCAGGGGGCACTGCTCGGAGCTCCCAAGGTCGTCGCCCGCCCCGCATCGGGGAACACCAGCACCGTGGTCTTCAACGACCTGGAGGTTCAGACCGTCCAGGTGAAGGCCACGGCCTACCCCAACAGCGATGGAACCGGTGTGGCACAGGCGACCGGAACCGTTCCCCTCGTGCTCGTGGCGCGTCAGACCGCGGAGGCCACGGTCACGATGGACTCCACCATCTCTCGGGTGCAGCTGGGCTACGATGCCAGCCCCTTGGTAATCGGAGAGCCACGCACCCTGACTGCTCAGGCGCTCAACTCCTTGGATGAGACTGTCTTGGTAGACCCGTCGCTGTGGGAGTGGAGTAGCAGCAACTCTGTCGATTTTAACCTGGTTCCGTCGGCGGCAAGCGCGACGATCACCGCGGTGAATCCGGGGCGCGTGACGGTCTCCGTGCGGGAAAAAGAGTCCGGGAAGACGGTTGCCGTGGCGCTCCAGAACGGTCTCACCTTGGCCAACACCCGTATTGTTTTTGTCAGCCAAAGATATGGAGCGGCCGGGATCTATATCATGAACGCGGATGGCACGAACCAGACACGGCTTACGAACAACACGGTTCAGGAGCGATCTCCGATTTTCTCGCCGGATGGGAAGAGTATTGTCTATACCCGATATGACAATCCCACGGAGGGAGATCTCTACCTGATGAATGTTGATGGAACGGGAGCCAAAAACTTAACGAGTGGTCCAGGAACAGACGCCGCGACGTGTTTCACCCCAGATGGAAGTAAAATCCTCTTCACCAACAGCCAGACAGGAGCAAGCACTATCTATAGTGTGAATATTGATGGAAGTGAGAAGCGACGCCTGACGGCATCGTCGGAGTTGGAATCGTCACCCGTTATCTCGCCAGACGGGGCTCAGATTGCATTTGTCAGGAGCTCTGAGCTCTGGATCATGAATGTAGATGGCACGGGGCAGAAGAAACTGTCGAATGATCCATCGGGAAACGTCTCTGGGATTTCGTTTTCTCCAAATGGAAAGAGAATTATGTATAACTTTTATAAAAATTTAAATACCTCTATTTGTATTATGAATTCGGATGGGACCGGGGTGACGCAGATATCTGCAAGCGGGCGCTACTCTCCACGCTTTTCTCCTGATGGAACAAAAATTGTCTTCCAGGCAAATGAGGGGTTTGGTGGGTTCAGCAACAACGACGAGATTGAGGTGATGAATGTTGATGGGAGCCAGGTGGTCCGCCTCACGACGGTGGATGGACACGACACAGCCCCCTCATGGTCTGGGTTTGTTTTCTGA